A stretch of the Archangium violaceum genome encodes the following:
- a CDS encoding metallophosphoesterase family protein, with protein sequence MAAVGDLHCREDQHGRFRQLVKQINAEADVLLLCGDLTDRGMVEEGKVLAEELSALRVPAAAVLGNHDYEHNQAKEICGELSRAGVHVLDGDHFIFEKVLGVAGVKGFGGGFGNATLQAFGEGQTKSFVQEAVHESLKLEAALSHLDTPKKVVIMHYSPVPETLEGENIEIRPFLGTSRLAMPVDHYGAEAVFHGHAHHGAPAGKTKSGIPVYNVAMPLLTKMHPEQRFLLLEV encoded by the coding sequence CTGGCGGCGGTCGGTGATCTGCACTGCCGGGAGGATCAACACGGCCGGTTTCGTCAGCTCGTCAAACAGATCAACGCGGAAGCGGACGTGCTGTTGCTGTGCGGGGATCTGACGGATCGAGGCATGGTGGAGGAGGGCAAGGTGCTCGCCGAGGAGCTGTCGGCCCTGCGGGTGCCGGCGGCGGCGGTGCTCGGCAACCATGACTACGAGCACAACCAGGCGAAGGAGATCTGCGGCGAGCTATCACGGGCGGGGGTGCACGTCCTCGATGGGGACCACTTCATCTTCGAGAAGGTGCTGGGCGTGGCCGGGGTGAAGGGCTTCGGCGGCGGCTTCGGCAACGCCACGCTGCAGGCCTTCGGCGAGGGGCAGACGAAGTCCTTCGTGCAGGAGGCGGTGCACGAGTCGCTCAAGCTGGAAGCGGCGCTCAGCCACCTGGACACCCCGAAGAAGGTGGTCATCATGCACTACTCCCCGGTGCCGGAGACGCTGGAGGGCGAGAACATCGAGATCCGCCCCTTCCTCGGGACGAGCCGCCTGGCGATGCCGGTGGACCACTATGGGGCGGAGGCCGTCTTCCACGGCCACGCACACCATGGCGCGCCCGCCGGAAAGACGAAGAGCGGCATCCCCGTCTACAACGTGGCGATGCCGCTCCTGACGAAGATGCACCCCGAGCAGCGCTTCCTGCTGCTCGAGGTGTGA